One region of Mycobacterium riyadhense genomic DNA includes:
- a CDS encoding HNH endonuclease signature motif containing protein: MGSSTREDIVGVFDALDAELDRLCGLTFEVLTTPERLAFLERLERAARRLPVPGHALINQLAEQSSEQELGGRLPAALAERLRITRAEAGRRVAEAQDLGQRRALTGEPLPARLSATAKAQRDGLLGGEHVHQIRGFFKRLPAAVDLFTREAAEADLASKATQYRPDQVATYAQVLMDCLNPDGTYTDDERARRRGISIGNQGFDGMSRLSGLLTPELRATLEAVLAKLATPGMCNPTDENPVVDGEAPEEAVRRDIRSQAQRQHDGLLAGLRGLLASGELGQHNGLPVSIIVTTTLQELEKAAGRGLTGGGTILPMSDVIRLGRHANHFLAIFDQGTAVALYHTKRLASPGQRIVLYAKERGCSAPGCDVSGYYCEVHHCTPYATCGTTDVNDLTFACGGHHPLAEKGWTTRKNTTGDTEWIPPPHLDHGQPRTNSFHHPEKHLVEEDDDEP, from the coding sequence ATGGGTTCGAGCACGCGTGAGGACATCGTGGGGGTCTTCGATGCGCTCGATGCCGAGCTGGACCGGTTGTGCGGGTTGACGTTTGAGGTGTTGACCACCCCGGAGCGGTTAGCGTTTCTGGAGCGCTTGGAGCGGGCGGCGCGGCGGTTGCCGGTGCCCGGGCACGCGCTGATCAACCAGCTCGCCGAACAATCCAGCGAGCAAGAGCTGGGGGGAAGGTTGCCTGCGGCGTTGGCCGAGCGGCTGCGCATCACCCGCGCCGAGGCCGGCCGGCGGGTGGCCGAAGCGCAGGATCTGGGGCAGCGTCGGGCGTTGACCGGCGAGCCGTTGCCGGCGCGGCTAAGCGCCACCGCTAAAGCGCAGCGGGATGGGCTGCTCGGCGGGGAGCATGTGCACCAGATCCGCGGGTTCTTTAAGCGGCTGCCCGCCGCGGTGGACCTGTTCACCCGCGAGGCCGCCGAAGCCGACCTGGCCAGTAAAGCCACCCAGTACCGGCCCGACCAGGTGGCCACATACGCCCAGGTGCTCATGGATTGCCTTAACCCCGATGGCACCTACACCGACGACGAGCGGGCCCGCCGGCGCGGGATCAGCATCGGCAACCAGGGATTCGATGGCATGTCACGTCTTAGCGGGCTGCTCACCCCGGAGCTGCGGGCCACCCTGGAAGCGGTGTTGGCCAAGCTGGCCACCCCGGGCATGTGCAACCCGACCGACGAAAACCCTGTGGTCGACGGGGAAGCCCCGGAGGAGGCGGTGCGCCGCGACATCCGCAGCCAGGCCCAACGTCAGCATGACGGCCTGCTGGCCGGGCTGCGCGGGCTGCTGGCCTCAGGGGAGCTGGGTCAGCACAACGGGTTGCCGGTGTCGATCATTGTGACCACCACGCTGCAAGAGCTGGAAAAAGCCGCCGGCCGGGGCCTGACCGGCGGCGGCACCATACTGCCCATGTCGGATGTGATCCGCCTCGGCCGCCACGCAAACCACTTTCTGGCGATCTTCGACCAGGGCACAGCGGTCGCCTTGTATCACACCAAGCGCCTGGCCTCGCCGGGGCAGCGAATCGTGTTGTACGCCAAGGAACGCGGCTGCAGCGCACCGGGCTGCGACGTGTCGGGGTATTACTGCGAGGTCCATCACTGCACCCCCTACGCGACCTGTGGCACCACCGACGTCAACGACCTCACTTTCGCCTGCGGCGGGCATCACCCGCTGGCCGAAAAGGGCTGGACCACCCGCAAAAACACCACCGGCGACACCGAATGGATACCGCCGCCCCACCTCGACCACGGCCAACCGCGAACGAATTCCTTCCACCACCCGGAAAAGCACTTGGTGGAAGAAGACGACGACGAGCCGTAG
- a CDS encoding TetR/AcrR family transcriptional regulator, whose product MPMEAGRWSPTALRILGAAAELIAVRGYASTSTRDIAAAVGVEQPAIYKHFSAKRDILAALVRLAVEWPLELYANIIAMSVPAVVKLHRWLQESLNHLQASPYVLVSILITPDLQQDAFVTERELVAEIERALVGLIETGQAESDVRAMSPLSAARLVQALFDALALPEFAVSPDEIVEFAMTALLSDPTRLAEIRSAANALEIQMARPSTGRLNN is encoded by the coding sequence ATGCCGATGGAGGCCGGGCGGTGGAGCCCAACAGCACTTCGCATCCTGGGGGCCGCCGCCGAGCTCATCGCCGTGCGGGGCTACGCCTCCACCTCGACGCGCGACATCGCCGCAGCGGTGGGGGTGGAGCAGCCGGCCATCTATAAACACTTCTCGGCCAAACGCGACATCCTCGCGGCCCTGGTCCGGCTCGCCGTGGAGTGGCCGCTCGAACTGTACGCCAACATCATCGCGATGTCCGTTCCCGCGGTCGTCAAGCTGCACCGCTGGCTGCAGGAATCGCTGAATCATCTCCAGGCTTCGCCCTATGTACTGGTTTCCATCCTTATCACGCCTGACCTGCAGCAGGACGCCTTCGTCACGGAACGAGAGCTGGTCGCTGAGATAGAGCGCGCGCTCGTCGGCCTGATCGAGACGGGGCAGGCCGAAAGCGATGTGCGCGCAATGAGTCCATTGTCGGCGGCCAGGCTGGTGCAGGCGTTGTTCGACGCCCTGGCCCTGCCTGAATTTGCGGTCAGCCCGGACGAGATTGTCGAGTTCGCGATGACGGCGCTGCTGTCGGATCCCACTCGGCTAGCCGAGATCCGCTCTGCCGCAAATGCTTTGGAAATCCAGATGGCACGACCCAGCACCGGGCGGCTTAACAACTAG
- a CDS encoding LppX_LprAFG lipoprotein — translation MATRVTSIAVIGMACLMLLLSGCSTAPPSSEAPSSATSTVDSPLMADIRQAVDATKALTSAHLAVRTTGQIDSMLGITSADVDVRANPLTAKGVCTYHDEAGVPFRVKDDTISVKLFDDWTNLGSVSDLSASRLLDPINGVAKMLSGVTNLQSQGPEVIDGVPTTRITGTLPPDTVKILVPDARNSAPATVWIASDGSHRLVRASVDLGSGKSVQVTLSKWNEPVNVD, via the coding sequence ATGGCAACACGCGTCACTTCCATTGCGGTCATCGGAATGGCCTGTCTGATGCTTTTGCTATCCGGTTGCTCGACTGCCCCGCCTAGTTCGGAGGCGCCGAGCTCGGCCACCTCGACGGTTGACTCTCCGCTGATGGCCGATATCCGGCAGGCGGTGGACGCGACCAAGGCCTTGACCAGCGCGCACCTGGCGGTCCGAACGACGGGGCAAATCGACAGCATGCTCGGTATCACCAGCGCCGACGTCGATGTTCGGGCCAACCCGCTCACAGCGAAGGGAGTCTGCACCTACCACGACGAGGCGGGCGTCCCGTTCCGGGTCAAGGACGACACCATCTCGGTGAAGCTGTTCGACGACTGGACCAATCTCGGTTCGGTCTCCGATCTGTCGGCCTCACGCCTGCTTGACCCCATCAATGGGGTGGCGAAGATGCTGTCGGGTGTCACCAACTTGCAATCGCAAGGTCCGGAGGTGATCGACGGAGTTCCCACCACCCGCATCACCGGGACCCTCCCGCCCGACACCGTCAAAATCCTGGTTCCGGACGCTCGAAATTCGGCGCCCGCGACGGTGTGGATCGCCTCTGACGGTTCGCACCGACTCGTCCGGGCCAGCGTGGACCTTGGGTCCGGGAAGTCAGTCCAGGTCACGCTTTCCAAATGGAACGAGCCGGTGAACGTCGACTAG
- a CDS encoding IS1634 family transposase, with translation MILGVPRNTGKAHVVRVKKTHVDKQGHERVYESVLLRRTYRDGAKVRNETVANLSMLPPQAVDAIEATLKGHTLVPAGSEFSKSRSLPHGDVAAVAAMARKLELAAVLGPPCRARDIVLALIISRVVRPKSKLSTLSWWPNTTLGVDLGVAEASTDEIYAGMDWLADRQDRIEKKLAAKHLNESVNPGRMALFDLTSSWVTGRCCELAARGYSRDGKKGCEQIEYGVLTDPEGRPVAVRVFSGATADPTAFTQIVQVIKDKLAIQRLVLVGDRGMITTARIDALRELNDNPDTPTAFDWITALRAPAIAKLARDDGPLQMSLFDTQDLAEITHPDYPGERLIACRNPALAAERARKRHDLLAATEKELAHIAQRVTKATLSGADKIGIAVGKVSGKFKVGQLFHLTITDTEFTYHRDQAAIDAQAALDGIYVLRTSVNTKVLDPAAVVEGYKNLANIERDFRIIKTDDLDLRPIHHRLEDRVKAHVLICMLACYLIWHLRKAWAPLTFTDETPPHRDNPVAPAQRSPAAHAKASTKHDAAGNPVRSFRDLLNHLATLTRDRIRYHQTNIEIDKLTEPTPTQRRAFDLIDAPIPLTIAA, from the coding sequence ATGATTCTTGGTGTGCCACGCAATACCGGCAAAGCTCACGTAGTCAGAGTTAAGAAGACTCACGTGGATAAGCAAGGCCACGAGCGCGTCTATGAGTCTGTACTGTTGCGCCGCACCTACCGAGACGGGGCCAAGGTGCGCAACGAGACCGTGGCCAACCTGTCGATGCTGCCGCCGCAGGCCGTCGATGCGATCGAGGCGACGCTGAAGGGCCACACGCTGGTGCCGGCCGGCTCCGAGTTCAGCAAGTCCCGGTCGCTGCCACACGGGGACGTGGCGGCGGTGGCCGCGATGGCGCGCAAGCTCGAGCTGGCCGCAGTGCTGGGCCCGCCGTGCCGAGCCCGCGATATCGTGCTCGCGTTGATCATCTCGCGGGTGGTGCGGCCCAAGTCGAAGCTGTCCACCCTGTCGTGGTGGCCCAACACCACCCTCGGCGTCGATTTGGGGGTGGCCGAGGCCTCCACCGACGAGATCTACGCCGGGATGGACTGGCTGGCCGACCGACAGGATAGGATCGAAAAGAAGCTGGCGGCAAAGCATTTAAACGAGTCGGTGAACCCGGGCCGGATGGCGTTGTTCGACCTGACTTCCTCGTGGGTGACCGGCCGATGCTGCGAGCTGGCCGCGCGCGGCTACTCCCGCGACGGCAAGAAGGGCTGCGAGCAGATCGAATACGGGGTGCTCACCGACCCTGAGGGCCGCCCGGTCGCGGTGCGCGTGTTTTCCGGTGCCACCGCCGACCCGACCGCGTTCACCCAGATCGTGCAGGTGATCAAGGACAAGCTCGCCATCCAGCGGCTGGTGCTGGTCGGCGATCGCGGCATGATCACCACCGCCCGCATCGACGCGCTGCGCGAACTCAACGACAACCCCGACACCCCAACCGCCTTCGATTGGATCACCGCGCTACGCGCACCCGCGATCGCCAAACTCGCCCGCGACGACGGGCCGCTGCAGATGAGCCTGTTCGATACCCAGGACCTCGCCGAGATCACCCACCCCGACTACCCCGGTGAACGGCTGATCGCCTGCCGCAACCCCGCCCTGGCCGCCGAACGTGCCCGCAAACGCCACGACCTGCTGGCTGCCACCGAGAAGGAACTGGCCCACATCGCCCAACGCGTCACCAAAGCCACCCTGTCCGGCGCCGACAAGATCGGCATCGCAGTCGGCAAGGTCAGCGGAAAATTCAAGGTGGGCCAGCTCTTCCACCTCACGATCACCGACACCGAGTTCACCTACCACCGCGACCAGGCCGCCATCGACGCCCAAGCCGCCCTCGACGGCATCTACGTGCTGCGCACCAGCGTCAACACCAAGGTCCTCGACCCCGCCGCCGTGGTGGAGGGTTACAAAAACCTCGCCAACATCGAACGCGACTTTCGCATCATCAAGACCGACGACCTCGACCTACGCCCCATCCACCACCGCCTCGAGGACCGCGTCAAAGCCCACGTGCTGATCTGCATGCTGGCCTGCTACCTCATCTGGCACCTGCGCAAGGCCTGGGCGCCACTGACATTCACCGACGAAACACCGCCGCATCGGGACAACCCCGTCGCCCCCGCGCAGCGCTCCCCAGCTGCACACGCCAAAGCCTCCACCAAACACGACGCGGCTGGCAACCCGGTACGAAGCTTCCGCGACCTGCTCAATCACCTGGCCACCCTCACCCGCGACCGGATCCGCTACCACCAGACCAACATCGAAATCGACAAACTCACCGAGCCCACCCCCACCCAGCGCCGCGCCTTCGACCTCATTGACGCTCCGATCCCCCTCACCATCGCCGCGTAG
- a CDS encoding permease, which produces MVGVDRRENRVTDKVLGALGHALALAGSMTWEILWALILGFALSAVVQAVVRRSTIVSLMGDDKPRTLAVATGLGAASSSCSYAAVALARSLFRKGANFTAAMAFEIGSTNLVVELGIILALLMGWQFTAAEFVGGPLMIIVLAVLFRLFVRTRLIDAAREQAERGIAGSMEGHAAMDMSIKGEGSFWRRLVSAEGLTSVSHVFVMEWLAILRDLVLGLLIAGAIAAWVPETFWKNFFLANHPALSALWGPIVGPVVAIVSFVCSIGNVPLAAVLWNGGISFGGVIAFIFADLLILPILNIYRKYYGTRMMLTLLGTFYAAMVAAGYLIELLFGAAHLIPSQRNATVMTAGVSWNYTTWLNIAFLALAAVLVVRFVTSGGIPMLRMMGGSPPDGQHDHDGHSHHCH; this is translated from the coding sequence ATGGTGGGCGTCGACCGAAGGGAGAACCGCGTGACAGACAAAGTGCTGGGAGCGCTCGGGCACGCGTTGGCGCTGGCCGGATCCATGACGTGGGAAATCCTGTGGGCGCTGATCCTCGGCTTCGCCCTATCGGCGGTAGTCCAGGCCGTGGTGCGCCGGTCGACGATCGTGAGCTTGATGGGCGACGACAAGCCACGCACCCTGGCGGTCGCGACCGGACTGGGAGCGGCATCGTCGTCGTGCTCGTATGCCGCGGTGGCCTTGGCCCGATCACTATTCCGCAAAGGCGCCAATTTCACCGCCGCGATGGCGTTCGAGATCGGTTCCACCAACCTTGTGGTGGAGTTGGGCATCATCCTGGCTCTGCTGATGGGCTGGCAGTTCACCGCCGCGGAGTTTGTCGGCGGCCCCCTGATGATCATTGTGTTGGCGGTCTTGTTCCGGTTGTTCGTGCGCACCCGGCTCATCGACGCGGCTCGGGAACAGGCCGAGCGGGGAATCGCGGGGTCCATGGAAGGCCACGCCGCCATGGACATGTCCATCAAGGGAGAAGGCTCATTCTGGCGGCGGCTGGTTTCCGCGGAGGGCTTGACCTCGGTCTCGCATGTGTTCGTGATGGAGTGGTTGGCGATCTTGCGTGATCTGGTTCTTGGGCTGCTTATCGCCGGTGCAATCGCGGCTTGGGTGCCCGAAACATTCTGGAAGAACTTCTTTTTGGCCAATCACCCGGCGTTGTCGGCGCTATGGGGACCGATTGTTGGTCCGGTCGTGGCCATCGTTTCTTTCGTCTGCTCTATCGGCAATGTGCCCCTTGCCGCTGTGCTGTGGAACGGCGGCATTAGCTTCGGCGGGGTCATCGCGTTCATCTTCGCCGACCTGCTGATCCTGCCGATCTTGAATATCTACCGCAAGTACTACGGCACCAGGATGATGCTGACGCTGCTCGGCACCTTCTACGCCGCTATGGTCGCCGCCGGTTACCTCATCGAACTTCTTTTCGGTGCAGCGCATCTCATTCCGAGCCAGCGCAACGCCACGGTCATGACGGCGGGCGTTTCTTGGAACTACACTACCTGGCTCAACATTGCTTTTCTTGCTCTAGCGGCGGTGCTGGTCGTCCGCTTCGTCACCTCCGGGGGAATTCCGATGCTGCGCATGATGGGCGGTTCGCCGCCCGACGGGCAGCATGACCACGACGGTCACAGCCACCACTGCCACTAA
- a CDS encoding PE family protein, whose protein sequence is MSFVITAPQLLSATAGQLAGIGSTIGAANAAAAAPTTTVLAAAEDEVSVAIAALFGCYAQGYQALGAQAASFHDRFVQTLTASAGWYVSAEAASTNPLQCVLDAINAPTQMLLGRPLIGNGADATAPGQNGGDGGLLYGNGGAGYSSTTAGVGGTAGGSAGLIGAGGRGGAGGVGAAGGAGGNGGWLYGSGGAGGNGGAGAMGGSGGNAGLFGNGGAGGAGGDGLAGAAGVNPTQHVTQPDAKAGTAGSPFTGTGGGAGSDGVAGQTGGAGAAGAMGIGGGGGGGAGGAGGNGAPGGAGGAGGDGNGGGGGGGGVGGAGGAGAPGGTGGAGGSGGSDTPGGGGGGGGGVGGKGGNGNTGDMPGQTGGGVDGGFGGIGKFHGIIQGGNGGGTGGGFGGVGEVSKGGVGGGGGGGTGGVGGTGAAGGIGGVGGNSTGSASAGDGGTGGVGGVGAAGDGGLAGGAGGAGGRGGLLIGDGGAGGAGGSGGAGGAGAAGGMGGMGGKGGAGISGVSGSDGGDGGDGGDGGKGGAGGNGGNGGNGGAGGAHGLLGRTGSAGIGGAGGVGGAGGDGGMPGGSGAGGTGHVNGLAGSGGNSGEIGTAGNSGLPGA, encoded by the coding sequence ATGTCATTTGTGATCACTGCGCCACAGCTGCTCTCGGCCACGGCCGGACAACTAGCCGGGATCGGATCAACGATCGGCGCGGCCAACGCGGCGGCCGCAGCCCCAACAACCACGGTGCTGGCCGCGGCCGAAGACGAAGTGTCGGTGGCCATCGCCGCGCTGTTCGGCTGCTACGCCCAGGGCTACCAGGCGCTGGGCGCCCAAGCGGCGTCGTTTCACGACCGGTTTGTCCAGACGCTCACGGCCAGCGCCGGGTGGTACGTCAGCGCTGAGGCCGCCAGCACCAACCCTTTGCAATGCGTGCTCGATGCGATCAACGCGCCCACCCAGATGCTGCTGGGACGCCCGCTGATCGGCAACGGCGCCGACGCGACCGCACCCGGCCAGAACGGTGGCGACGGCGGATTGTTGTACGGCAACGGGGGCGCCGGCTACAGCAGCACCACCGCCGGGGTGGGCGGCACCGCAGGCGGCAGTGCGGGGTTGATCGGCGCCGGAGGACGCGGTGGGGCCGGCGGGGTCGGCGCTGCCGGCGGCGCAGGCGGCAACGGCGGTTGGCTGTACGGCAGCGGCGGCGCGGGTGGTAACGGCGGGGCCGGCGCGATGGGTGGGTCCGGCGGCAATGCCGGGTTGTTCGGCAACGGCGGGGCAGGTGGGGCCGGCGGCGACGGGTTGGCAGGCGCAGCGGGGGTCAATCCGACGCAGCACGTGACCCAGCCCGATGCCAAGGCCGGTACCGCAGGGAGCCCCTTCACTGGAACCGGAGGCGGGGCAGGTTCGGACGGCGTTGCCGGGCAGACCGGGGGCGCCGGTGCAGCAGGAGCTATGGGCATCGGTGGTGGCGGTGGCGGTGGCGCCGGCGGCGCGGGCGGTAACGGAGCGCCCGGCGGGGCGGGCGGCGCAGGCGGCGACGGTAACGGCGGCGGCGGAGGAGGCGGCGGGGTCGGCGGTGCTGGCGGAGCCGGCGCGCCCGGTGGGACGGGCGGCGCGGGCGGCAGCGGTGGCAGCGACACCCCCGGCGGCGGCGGTGGCGGCGGCGGCGGGGTCGGCGGGAAGGGCGGCAACGGCAACACCGGCGACATGCCAGGCCAGACCGGTGGCGGTGTCGACGGCGGCTTCGGCGGCATCGGCAAGTTCCACGGCATCATCCAAGGCGGCAATGGAGGTGGAACGGGTGGCGGCTTCGGCGGAGTCGGCGAAGTAAGCAAGGGCGGAGTCGGAGGCGGAGGCGGCGGCGGAACGGGTGGCGTTGGCGGCACCGGAGCAGCCGGCGGCATCGGGGGCGTCGGCGGCAACAGCACCGGAAGTGCCAGCGCTGGCGATGGAGGCACCGGTGGTGTCGGCGGGGTCGGTGCGGCCGGTGATGGCGGCCTAGCCGGCGGCGCCGGTGGGGCCGGGGGTCGTGGCGGCCTGCTGATCGGCGACGGCGGCGCGGGCGGCGCCGGTGGCAGCGGCGGAGCCGGCGGCGCGGGAGCCGCCGGCGGTATGGGCGGAATGGGCGGAAAAGGCGGCGCCGGTATCTCGGGCGTCTCCGGCAGCGACGGCGGCGACGGTGGCGACGGCGGCGACGGCGGCAAGGGCGGTGCAGGCGGCAATGGAGGTAACGGCGGAAACGGCGGTGCCGGCGGCGCCCATGGGCTGCTGGGCCGCACCGGCAGCGCCGGGATCGGGGGGGCCGGCGGAGTGGGCGGCGCCGGCGGAGACGGCGGTATGCCCGGCGGGAGCGGCGCTGGTGGTACCGGCCACGTCAACGGGCTCGCAGGATCTGGCGGCAACTCAGGCGAGATAGGCACGGCCGGCAACTCCGGACTCCCGGGCGCCTAA
- the purU gene encoding formyltetrahydrofolate deformylase gives MPSATEPDKYPQRPAGPPPPADIGRLLLRCHDRPGIIAAVSTFLTQTGANIISLDQHSTAPEDGTFLQRAIFHLPGLTAAIEPLEREFATAVADKFGIDYRFTEAAKPKRVAIMASKEDHCLLDLLWRNRRGELQMSIVMVIANHPDLAERVRPFGVPFIHIPATRDTRAEAEQRQLQLLSGNVDLVILARYMQILTPEFLDAIGCPLINIHHSFLPAFIGASPYKRARERGVKLVGATAHYVTEMLDEGPIIEQDVVRVNHTHTVDDLVRVGADVERAVLSRAVLWHCEDRVIVHDKQTVVF, from the coding sequence GTGCCATCGGCGACCGAGCCTGACAAATATCCGCAGCGACCTGCCGGCCCCCCGCCCCCGGCCGATATCGGCCGGCTGCTGCTTCGTTGCCACGACCGACCGGGAATCATCGCCGCGGTGAGCACCTTCCTGACCCAAACCGGGGCCAACATCATCTCCTTGGACCAACACTCCACCGCGCCGGAGGACGGCACTTTCCTGCAGCGCGCGATCTTCCACTTGCCCGGACTGACAGCTGCCATCGAGCCGCTGGAACGCGAGTTCGCCACTGCCGTCGCCGACAAATTCGGCATCGACTACCGGTTTACCGAGGCCGCCAAGCCCAAACGGGTCGCCATCATGGCATCCAAAGAGGACCACTGTCTGTTGGATCTGCTCTGGCGCAATCGTCGTGGCGAACTCCAAATGTCCATCGTCATGGTGATCGCCAACCACCCCGACCTGGCCGAGCGGGTGCGCCCCTTCGGCGTGCCATTCATCCACATCCCCGCCACCCGTGACACCCGCGCCGAAGCCGAACAGCGTCAGCTTCAATTGCTTAGCGGCAATGTGGATTTGGTGATACTGGCCCGCTACATGCAGATACTCACACCGGAGTTCCTCGATGCAATCGGGTGCCCCCTGATCAACATTCATCATTCGTTCCTACCGGCCTTCATTGGCGCATCGCCGTATAAGCGCGCGCGGGAACGCGGCGTCAAACTGGTCGGTGCGACCGCCCACTACGTCACCGAAATGCTGGACGAGGGGCCGATCATCGAACAAGATGTCGTGCGCGTCAACCACACTCATACGGTTGATGACCTGGTGCGTGTTGGCGCCGACGTGGAACGCGCGGTGCTGTCGCGTGCCGTGCTCTGGCACTGCGAGGACCGCGTCATTGTGCACGATAAGCAGACGGTCGTCTTCTGA
- a CDS encoding aromatic ring-hydroxylating oxygenase subunit alpha produces MLSTDNRAELGRILTDIGCYLDDNPPALSLPPSAYTSPELWQLERERIFNRSWMLVAHVDQLAETGDYVAVSIAGERVMVVRGGDGELRAISPICRHRMMPLVETGAGRTDTLTCQYHMWRYGLDGRLRGAPHMAANKDFNPRDCRLPQFAVATWNGLVWVNLDADAEPIGAHLDLANDEFASYRLAEMVQVESWSHEWRANWKLASENGHENYHVLGLHRQTLEPFVPGGGDVDVRQYSPWALRLRVPFTFPLDVKSLQLNEVQKSNLSVLWTFPNSALAAAGERVVWFGFIPLSIDRVQVLGGVLTTPELAADSAATAQTAQFVTAMINDEDRLGLEGVQVGAGSRFAERGHLSPKEQPGMLAFYRNLAQALGGDQTGSG; encoded by the coding sequence ATGTTATCAACTGATAACCGAGCCGAGCTCGGACGCATTCTCACAGACATCGGGTGTTACCTCGACGACAATCCACCGGCACTGAGCCTGCCGCCGAGTGCCTACACTTCCCCGGAGCTGTGGCAGCTTGAACGGGAGCGGATCTTCAACCGGTCCTGGATGCTGGTCGCGCATGTCGATCAACTCGCCGAAACCGGCGACTATGTTGCAGTTTCCATCGCCGGAGAGCGGGTCATGGTGGTGCGGGGCGGCGATGGTGAACTGCGTGCCATCTCGCCGATCTGCCGGCACCGGATGATGCCCCTGGTCGAAACCGGTGCTGGACGCACCGACACGTTGACTTGCCAATACCACATGTGGCGATACGGCCTCGACGGCCGCTTGCGCGGGGCACCCCACATGGCTGCCAACAAAGACTTCAACCCTCGGGATTGCCGGCTTCCGCAGTTCGCGGTGGCCACCTGGAACGGGCTGGTGTGGGTGAACCTCGATGCCGACGCCGAACCAATCGGTGCGCATCTTGATCTCGCTAACGACGAGTTCGCCAGCTATCGGCTCGCTGAGATGGTGCAGGTTGAGTCGTGGTCGCATGAGTGGCGGGCAAACTGGAAGCTGGCGTCGGAGAATGGTCACGAGAACTACCACGTGCTCGGCTTGCATCGGCAAACCCTGGAGCCGTTCGTGCCGGGCGGAGGCGACGTGGACGTTCGGCAGTATTCGCCGTGGGCGCTGCGCCTCAGGGTTCCCTTCACCTTTCCGCTGGACGTGAAATCGTTGCAGCTCAACGAGGTTCAAAAGAGCAACCTGTCAGTGCTATGGACGTTTCCCAACAGCGCGCTGGCCGCCGCGGGCGAGCGGGTCGTGTGGTTCGGCTTCATTCCGCTGAGCATCGACCGGGTGCAGGTGCTCGGCGGAGTGCTCACCACCCCCGAGCTGGCTGCCGACTCGGCAGCCACAGCCCAGACGGCGCAGTTCGTGACGGCGATGATCAATGACGAGGACCGGCTTGGCCTGGAGGGCGTGCAGGTTGGCGCGGGCTCCCGGTTCGCCGAACGCGGGCACCTCAGCCCGAAAGAACAACCCGGCATGCTCGCGTTCTACCGCAACCTGGCACAGGCACTAGGCGGCGACCAGACAGGTAGTGGCTAA